The genomic window AACGGCCGCGTTGGTGCAGCGTGCCATGGCGGCGACCACCGCTCTTGGCGTAACGCCATCTCTGCAGATCTCCTCGACGGACTCGAATCTGCCGATTTCCAAGGGTATTCCCGCGGTCACCATGAGTCGCGGCGGAAAATCGGGTAAAGCTCACTCCCTGGCTGAGTACTGGGAGCCCGTCGACGTTCACCTCGGCCCCCAGATCGGCATACTGACCATCCTTGCGGAAGCGGGATTGGCAGACTAGAGCGCTGAACACGGGATTTGAAGGGACTGCCCCGGCCTCGGCCCCCGACGGCCCCCTCACGGAAAACGCGATACGCCATATCGTTGCCCGGGAGCGGGTCCGCGCCGAGGCTCTGTTTACAGACTGGGAGCATCCTTTTCGGGAGCTCTCCTTCAACCGTGCCCGCCGCTCCTACGGGCAGGCTCATCGCGACGGGCGCATGGTGTTATCCAAAAGCTTCCTAGGGACCACTGCCCTGGCAGATTTGGAAGACACTATCCGCCACGAGCTTGCCCATCTTATTGCCGGCATTCGTTTCAAACACGGCCCGCGCTGGCGGCATGTTGCGAGCACCCTCGGGGCGATACCCCGGGCGTCGGGACGCTCGGAGGATGCGGAACTTCACGAGAAAATGTCCCATGCACGCTTCACCCTCATCGCTATCATGCAAAACGGCGAGGAGCGTACGGTGCGCAAAGTCCATCGACGCTCCCGCCGCTACGCGGAGTACAGACTCGGCCGTCGAGGGCAGCGATATCACATCAAGGGCGACTTCGTGGAGCGCTTTG from Congregibacter litoralis KT71 includes these protein-coding regions:
- a CDS encoding SprT-like domain-containing protein; the encoded protein is MRKRDWQTRALNTGFEGTAPASAPDGPLTENAIRHIVARERVRAEALFTDWEHPFRELSFNRARRSYGQAHRDGRMVLSKSFLGTTALADLEDTIRHELAHLIAGIRFKHGPRWRHVASTLGAIPRASGRSEDAELHEKMSHARFTLIAIMQNGEERTVRKVHRRSRRYAEYRLGRRGQRYHIKGDFVERFVYIDEQER